Proteins encoded within one genomic window of Eurosta solidaginis isolate ZX-2024a chromosome 1, ASM4086904v1, whole genome shotgun sequence:
- the LOC137243589 gene encoding DNA polymerase alpha subunit B-like encodes MCTNFFVRCVELKAQIEEMGVEVTEDVITKSLELCVSYRIDDAAEFVEQWWAFSIANLNGAEPTVETLAEFKRKLFHSKRDKELAQAQRKRVSYATPSANKLYNPKAVVTDTNPLAIYGVENSAVIDDYDLGGWW; translated from the exons ATGTGTACGA ATTTCTTTGTTAGGTGTGTAGAATTAAAAGCACAAATTGAGGAAATGGGTGTCGAAGTTACCGAAGATGTTATCACGAAATCTTTAGAGCTGTGTGTTAGTTATCGCATTGATGACGCTGCTGAATTTGTTGAGCAATGGTGGGCATTTAGTATTGCCAATTTGAATGGTGCCGAACCTACAGTGGAAACTTTAGCTGAGTTTAAACGCAAATTGTTTCACTCAAAGCGTGATAAAGAGTTGGCACAAGCACAACGTAAACGTGTCAGTTATGCTACGCCAAGCGCAAATAAACTATACAACCCCAAAGCAGTGGTCACAGATACAAACCCACTAGCTATTTATGGTGTGGAAAATAGTGCGGTAATTGATGATTATGATCTTGGGGGGTGGTGGTAG
- the LOC137243595 gene encoding uncharacterized protein isoform X3, translating into MISTFFQIMTRYETLLAKSEGGARRFDVACQLCGRNHSMRLCAEYRSKSPEERLRAVLLHKYCPNCLSPFHRVDNCKSKYRCKRCNEKHHTTLHLEDPRPARAETMVVGDDSQSDDELSIHLSGPTKSWAQQVEEAELEEEMARAEQNPSTSNLGTRSFRPLLQHERKAEKFKKERQEQDSWRQQDTELHTTSSKGNAAHGRPRAAKRVTRQNRNKTAPYQSHASKVDSRRALLQAVPAGFRTGRLSQTTTPSPIMRPFVPIAPTAVVRIESRGHLHLVRAIVDPCATSTIVDAELVRDLQLERQGSGQCTIILRGKFGSSTHLTTQASIVASHYRLSPPSNVDPKIAAPFQFMRLADPQFYRSSPIRLTLGADIYAEMMESET; encoded by the exons atgatatcaacattctttcagatcatgacccgctacgaaactctattggccaagtcagaggggggCGCCAGGCGCTTCGACGTCGCCTGCCAGCTCTGCGGTAGAAACCATAGTATGAGGCTCTGCGCTGAGTACAGAAGCAAGTCGCCCGAAGAAAGGTTACGGGCTGTCCTACTACATAAATACTGCCCCAATTGTTTGTCGCCGTTTCATCGCGTTGACAACTGCAAAAGTAAATATCGATGCAAAAGGTGTAACGAGAAGCACCATACTACGCTTCACCTCGAGGACCCACGTCCTGCACGCGCAGAAACCATGGTCGTCGGCGACGACAGCCAATCGGACGACGAGTTGTCGATCCACTTATCGGGACCAACTAAGTCTTGGGCCCAACAAGTCGAGGAGGCAGAGTTGGAAGAAGAAATGGCTAGAGCCGAACAAAACCCCTCAACCAGCAATCTTGGGACGCGTAGTTTTCGGCCGCTGCTACAGCATGAACGGAAGGCGGAAAAGTTCAAGAAAGAACGACAAGAACAAGACAGTTGGCGGCAGCAGGACACCGAACTCCATACCACATCATCGAAGGGAAACGCTGCCCATGGTCGGCCCAGAGCAGCTAAACGCGTAACGAGGCAAAATCGAAACAAAACCGCGCCATATCAAAGTCACGCGAGCAAAGTCGACAGTAGACGAGCGCTATTACAAGCCGTACCAGCCGGCTTCCGAACGGGACGCCTATCCCAGACAACGACCCCATCACCCATCATGCGACCATTTGTGCCCATCGCACCGACTGCCGTCGTACGGATCGAATCGCGGGGCCACTTGCATTTGGTTCGAGCTAtagtcgatccctgcgccacaagTACAattgtcgatgcagagctggtgcgCGACCTACAGTTAGAGCGTCAAGGATCAGGGCAATGCACAATAATCCTTCGCGGGAAATTCGGGTCATCCACACACTTGACCACTCAAGCCAGCATTGTTGCaagccactatcggttgagtccgccatcaaATGTAGATCCAAAGATTGCCGCTCCATTCCAATTCATGCGGCTGGCCGACCCacagttctaccgctcatcgccaattcggcttacactcggcgcagatatatacgccgaaatgatg gagagcgaaacgtga
- the LOC137243595 gene encoding uncharacterized protein isoform X1: MISTFFQIMTRYETLLAKSEGGARRFDVACQLCGRNHSMRLCAEYRSKSPEERLRAVLLHKYCPNCLSPFHRVDNCKSKYRCKRCNEKHHTTLHLEDPRPARAETMVVGDDSQSDDELSIHLSGPTKSWAQQVEEAELEEEMARAEQNPSTSNLGTRSFRPLLQHERKAEKFKKERQEQDSWRQQDTELHTTSSKGNAAHGRPRAAKRVTRQNRNKTAPYQSHASKVDSRRALLQAVPAGFRTGRLSQTTTPSPIMRPFVPIAPTAVVRIESRGHLHLVRAIVDPCATSTIVDAELVRDLQLERQGSGQCTIILRGKFGSSTHLTTQASIVASHYRLSPPSNVDPKIAAPFQFMRLADPQFYRSSPIRLTLGADIYAEMMVSGTPATTVGGLLTQPTIFGLVVSGACQK; encoded by the coding sequence atgatatcaacattctttcagatcatgacccgctacgaaactctattggccaagtcagaggggggCGCCAGGCGCTTCGACGTCGCCTGCCAGCTCTGCGGTAGAAACCATAGTATGAGGCTCTGCGCTGAGTACAGAAGCAAGTCGCCCGAAGAAAGGTTACGGGCTGTCCTACTACATAAATACTGCCCCAATTGTTTGTCGCCGTTTCATCGCGTTGACAACTGCAAAAGTAAATATCGATGCAAAAGGTGTAACGAGAAGCACCATACTACGCTTCACCTCGAGGACCCACGTCCTGCACGCGCAGAAACCATGGTCGTCGGCGACGACAGCCAATCGGACGACGAGTTGTCGATCCACTTATCGGGACCAACTAAGTCTTGGGCCCAACAAGTCGAGGAGGCAGAGTTGGAAGAAGAAATGGCTAGAGCCGAACAAAACCCCTCAACCAGCAATCTTGGGACGCGTAGTTTTCGGCCGCTGCTACAGCATGAACGGAAGGCGGAAAAGTTCAAGAAAGAACGACAAGAACAAGACAGTTGGCGGCAGCAGGACACCGAACTCCATACCACATCATCGAAGGGAAACGCTGCCCATGGTCGGCCCAGAGCAGCTAAACGCGTAACGAGGCAAAATCGAAACAAAACCGCGCCATATCAAAGTCACGCGAGCAAAGTCGACAGTAGACGAGCGCTATTACAAGCCGTACCAGCCGGCTTCCGAACGGGACGCCTATCCCAGACAACGACCCCATCACCCATCATGCGACCATTTGTGCCCATCGCACCGACTGCCGTCGTACGGATCGAATCGCGGGGCCACTTGCATTTGGTTCGAGCTAtagtcgatccctgcgccacaagTACAattgtcgatgcagagctggtgcgCGACCTACAGTTAGAGCGTCAAGGATCAGGGCAATGCACAATAATCCTTCGCGGGAAATTCGGGTCATCCACACACTTGACCACTCAAGCCAGCATTGTTGCaagccactatcggttgagtccgccatcaaATGTAGATCCAAAGATTGCCGCTCCATTCCAATTCATGCGGCTGGCCGACCCacagttctaccgctcatcgccaattcggcttacactcggcgcagatatatacgccgaaatgatggtgagcggaacgccagcaacaacagttggcggtctcctgacccaaccgaccatattcgggttggtagtctcaggagcctgccaaaaatag
- the LOC137243595 gene encoding uncharacterized protein isoform X2 gives MTRYETLLAKSEGGARRFDVACQLCGRNHSMRLCAEYRSKSPEERLRAVLLHKYCPNCLSPFHRVDNCKSKYRCKRCNEKHHTTLHLEDPRPARAETMVVGDDSQSDDELSIHLSGPTKSWAQQVEEAELEEEMARAEQNPSTSNLGTRSFRPLLQHERKAEKFKKERQEQDSWRQQDTELHTTSSKGNAAHGRPRAAKRVTRQNRNKTAPYQSHASKVDSRRALLQAVPAGFRTGRLSQTTTPSPIMRPFVPIAPTAVVRIESRGHLHLVRAIVDPCATSTIVDAELVRDLQLERQGSGQCTIILRGKFGSSTHLTTQASIVASHYRLSPPSNVDPKIAAPFQFMRLADPQFYRSSPIRLTLGADIYAEMMVSGTPATTVGGLLTQPTIFGLVVSGACQK, from the coding sequence atgacccgctacgaaactctattggccaagtcagaggggggCGCCAGGCGCTTCGACGTCGCCTGCCAGCTCTGCGGTAGAAACCATAGTATGAGGCTCTGCGCTGAGTACAGAAGCAAGTCGCCCGAAGAAAGGTTACGGGCTGTCCTACTACATAAATACTGCCCCAATTGTTTGTCGCCGTTTCATCGCGTTGACAACTGCAAAAGTAAATATCGATGCAAAAGGTGTAACGAGAAGCACCATACTACGCTTCACCTCGAGGACCCACGTCCTGCACGCGCAGAAACCATGGTCGTCGGCGACGACAGCCAATCGGACGACGAGTTGTCGATCCACTTATCGGGACCAACTAAGTCTTGGGCCCAACAAGTCGAGGAGGCAGAGTTGGAAGAAGAAATGGCTAGAGCCGAACAAAACCCCTCAACCAGCAATCTTGGGACGCGTAGTTTTCGGCCGCTGCTACAGCATGAACGGAAGGCGGAAAAGTTCAAGAAAGAACGACAAGAACAAGACAGTTGGCGGCAGCAGGACACCGAACTCCATACCACATCATCGAAGGGAAACGCTGCCCATGGTCGGCCCAGAGCAGCTAAACGCGTAACGAGGCAAAATCGAAACAAAACCGCGCCATATCAAAGTCACGCGAGCAAAGTCGACAGTAGACGAGCGCTATTACAAGCCGTACCAGCCGGCTTCCGAACGGGACGCCTATCCCAGACAACGACCCCATCACCCATCATGCGACCATTTGTGCCCATCGCACCGACTGCCGTCGTACGGATCGAATCGCGGGGCCACTTGCATTTGGTTCGAGCTAtagtcgatccctgcgccacaagTACAattgtcgatgcagagctggtgcgCGACCTACAGTTAGAGCGTCAAGGATCAGGGCAATGCACAATAATCCTTCGCGGGAAATTCGGGTCATCCACACACTTGACCACTCAAGCCAGCATTGTTGCaagccactatcggttgagtccgccatcaaATGTAGATCCAAAGATTGCCGCTCCATTCCAATTCATGCGGCTGGCCGACCCacagttctaccgctcatcgccaattcggcttacactcggcgcagatatatacgccgaaatgatggtgagcggaacgccagcaacaacagttggcggtctcctgacccaaccgaccatattcgggttggtagtctcaggagcctgccaaaaatag